Proteins co-encoded in one Halococcoides cellulosivorans genomic window:
- a CDS encoding methyl-accepting chemotaxis protein, whose product MDTESDSLATDGGVTTAELEGAIRDLLETSENVTRSSDQITGLAEEQSENMQEVAGEVSNLSATVEEVASSANEVKSISQEAKSLADEGRAVADDAIGAMERVDAANDDVSADVTSLRDRIDEIDDIVDVIDDIADQTNMLALNASIEAARAGEAGEGFAVVANEVKSLAEQSQENANEIEAMVRDIKSDTDNTVDSIDEATDQVEAGIEQVEAAVDILKEIDQAVSEATRGAEEVAEATDDQAASTEEVASMVDRTAETAEEVADEIEAVAAANQQMAAKVDEIKRMIDAR is encoded by the coding sequence ATGGACACGGAGTCGGACAGCCTCGCCACAGACGGCGGGGTGACGACCGCCGAACTGGAGGGCGCGATTCGAGATCTGCTGGAGACCTCCGAGAACGTCACCCGGAGTTCCGACCAGATCACCGGCCTCGCGGAAGAACAGTCCGAAAACATGCAAGAGGTCGCCGGCGAGGTGTCGAACCTCTCGGCAACCGTCGAGGAGGTCGCCTCCAGCGCCAACGAGGTCAAGTCGATCAGCCAGGAGGCCAAGTCGCTGGCCGACGAGGGGCGCGCGGTCGCTGACGACGCCATCGGGGCGATGGAGCGCGTCGATGCGGCGAACGACGACGTCTCCGCAGACGTCACGAGCCTCCGCGACCGCATCGACGAGATCGACGACATCGTCGACGTGATCGACGACATCGCGGACCAGACCAACATGCTCGCGCTGAACGCCTCGATCGAGGCCGCGCGAGCGGGCGAAGCGGGCGAAGGCTTCGCCGTCGTCGCCAACGAGGTGAAATCGCTGGCCGAGCAGTCCCAGGAGAACGCCAACGAGATCGAAGCGATGGTCCGGGACATCAAATCGGACACCGACAACACCGTCGACTCGATCGACGAGGCCACCGATCAGGTCGAGGCGGGCATCGAACAGGTCGAAGCAGCCGTCGACATCCTCAAAGAGATCGACCAGGCCGTCTCGGAGGCCACCCGTGGGGCCGAAGAGGTCGCTGAAGCCACCGACGACCAGGCCGCCTCGACCGAAGAGGTCGCCTCGATGGTCGACCGGACCGCCGAGACCGCCGAAGAGGTCGCAGACGAAATCGAGGCCGTCGCCGCCGCGAACCAGCAGATGGCCGCGAAGGTCGACGAGATCAAGCGGATGATCGACGCCCGCTGA
- a CDS encoding DUF7575 domain-containing protein, translating to MTPDSGRFRTLVAVLLTLFIPGLGHLYVRAYYRAIPWFVLVVAVTAWIATVVPAPETVSVASLVEMSQAIPIEAQVVSTSMTLVAALDVYLIVQMEEGSVGEDATRCPSCGKDIEEFEDLDFCPWCTERLE from the coding sequence GTGACTCCCGATTCAGGCCGCTTTCGAACGCTGGTGGCAGTCCTTTTGACCCTGTTTATTCCAGGGCTCGGTCACCTCTACGTCCGCGCGTACTACCGGGCGATCCCCTGGTTCGTGCTCGTCGTCGCCGTCACGGCCTGGATCGCGACCGTCGTGCCCGCCCCGGAGACCGTGTCGGTCGCGTCGCTGGTCGAGATGAGTCAGGCCATCCCGATCGAGGCCCAGGTCGTGAGCACCTCGATGACGCTCGTCGCCGCGCTCGACGTCTACCTCATCGTGCAGATGGAAGAGGGGTCGGTGGGCGAGGACGCGACGCGGTGTCCGTCCTGCGGGAAAGACATCGAGGAGTTCGAGGACCTGGATTTCTGTCCGTGGTGTACCGAGCGGCTGGAGTGA
- a CDS encoding type I 3-dehydroquinate dehydratase, translating to MPPDRATQTATPSGTDGRETFPDGSRDRDMDFESFVLTASTASLDREFGPADAVEFRMDRTESPLDALNAYDGNLPIIATDRVTSEGGESPAGPDRQKRLIAAARNPSVGAIDVELDRAEACEDVLAAAQATDTRVIVSAHDFEGTPGPEAMVERLARAASIGDVGKFAVTATDREDTLDLLVATRAATVRGHRVATMAMGEPGRHTRVVAPLYGSKIGYAPPDGAPATAPGQYGLARLAELIDALDEPPVHNE from the coding sequence ATGCCACCCGACCGCGCCACCCAGACAGCGACCCCCAGCGGTACCGACGGACGCGAGACTTTTCCGGACGGATCGCGTGATCGCGACATGGACTTCGAGTCGTTCGTTCTCACGGCGAGTACGGCGTCGCTGGATCGCGAGTTCGGCCCGGCCGACGCCGTCGAGTTTCGGATGGATCGGACCGAGTCCCCGCTCGACGCGCTCAATGCCTACGACGGGAATCTCCCGATCATCGCGACCGATCGCGTGACCAGCGAGGGCGGGGAATCACCCGCTGGCCCCGACCGCCAGAAGCGCCTGATCGCGGCCGCGCGAAATCCCAGCGTCGGCGCGATCGACGTGGAACTCGATCGGGCCGAAGCGTGCGAGGACGTCCTCGCGGCCGCCCAGGCGACCGACACGCGCGTGATCGTCTCGGCACACGACTTCGAGGGGACACCCGGGCCAGAGGCGATGGTCGAGCGCCTGGCACGCGCGGCCTCGATCGGTGACGTCGGCAAGTTCGCGGTCACGGCGACCGACCGCGAGGACACCCTCGATCTCCTCGTCGCGACCCGGGCCGCGACGGTCCGGGGCCACCGCGTCGCGACGATGGCGATGGGCGAACCCGGTCGGCACACCCGTGTGGTCGCCCCGCTCTACGGCTCAAAGATTGGCTACGCGCCACCCGACGGGGCGCCGGCGACCGCGCCCGGGCAGTACGGCCTCGCGCGACTGGCGGAACTGATCGACGCGCTCGACGAACCGCCAGTGCACAACGAGTGA
- a CDS encoding DUF5591 domain-containing protein, which produces MKNPDEDGYGRIGEIEVPNGPVETPALFPVVNIIGGTTVESGGVWRRMRDKLIDKDHLQGIMFQAMSFTDYGVSPGNLNDFWRTQTFHERFDDLDAPVFIDSGGFKLMNSNTFGDAPEEGGVPNEWGLYTDPKSILGLQLDFGADIVATLDYPIPPRLKEEEKVERMNRSIDSAVECLQILDDPGLLEERFEVNKRAAKRLRQQKKDEEEPGVYVALHGHDYETVSWYVGNFIERVEDVDADTSFEGFAIGSLVPLRDSVRTLVDIVQGAKDAIPESRADEIGIHVFGVGGKQVGLLSLLGVDSFDCSTHMQTARYKKYLHPDTWVHHELDELDDHLDPDGAFPCDLPNCTLCTEESVGYEEMVNLLNSDMSRTATMERKENGKPIKSDYYALLARHNFEVYNRELREVRKKIDEGKLLEHVIDFAREHDDIKRGLKNAQVRDKRLRKDLESRGAYDLLPGSNLNSDQMKLSEWGAGADESFDTQRISLKYSPGDFNVLSQSYTPPSDREILLVIPCSQKKPYSESRTHSVLFDKLSHRTSNIHKVTISGMYGPVPEECERQQPVTEYDYVLAKEDTDQIKLVTNRLTEYLNRFGDRFDHVLGYVTSKTYRQVTEDSFERYGRGTVFPRDPTALQLTEFFRNDNIDELISFIDEQTTSHS; this is translated from the coding sequence GTGAAGAATCCCGATGAAGACGGGTATGGGCGTATTGGGGAGATCGAAGTGCCCAATGGCCCTGTCGAAACGCCGGCGCTCTTTCCGGTCGTCAACATTATCGGTGGGACCACGGTGGAATCGGGCGGCGTCTGGCGGCGAATGCGGGACAAACTCATCGATAAGGACCATCTCCAGGGCATCATGTTCCAGGCGATGAGTTTTACTGACTACGGTGTATCGCCGGGCAATCTCAACGATTTCTGGCGGACACAGACATTTCACGAGCGTTTTGATGACTTAGATGCCCCGGTGTTCATTGACTCTGGCGGATTCAAACTGATGAACTCGAATACGTTCGGCGATGCTCCTGAAGAGGGTGGCGTCCCGAACGAGTGGGGGCTCTACACTGATCCGAAGAGTATCCTCGGGCTTCAGTTGGACTTTGGGGCGGACATCGTGGCAACTCTCGATTACCCAATCCCTCCAAGGCTGAAAGAAGAAGAAAAGGTCGAGCGAATGAATCGCAGTATCGACAGCGCTGTCGAATGTCTTCAGATCCTTGACGACCCGGGCCTCCTCGAGGAACGCTTTGAGGTCAACAAACGCGCAGCTAAACGGCTTCGGCAACAAAAGAAAGATGAGGAGGAGCCGGGTGTCTACGTCGCCCTCCACGGTCATGACTACGAGACGGTGAGCTGGTACGTCGGAAATTTCATCGAACGTGTCGAGGACGTCGACGCCGACACCTCGTTCGAGGGATTCGCTATAGGATCGCTTGTCCCACTCAGAGACAGTGTCCGTACTCTCGTCGATATCGTTCAGGGCGCAAAAGACGCGATCCCGGAGAGCCGCGCTGACGAAATCGGAATACACGTCTTTGGTGTCGGTGGCAAACAGGTCGGATTGCTTTCTCTCCTCGGTGTCGATTCTTTCGATTGCTCGACACATATGCAAACGGCCCGGTACAAAAAATATCTCCACCCAGATACCTGGGTCCACCACGAACTCGATGAGCTTGACGACCACCTCGATCCGGACGGAGCCTTCCCGTGTGACCTTCCGAACTGTACGCTCTGTACTGAGGAATCCGTCGGATACGAGGAGATGGTTAACCTACTCAATAGTGACATGTCGAGAACAGCGACAATGGAACGAAAAGAAAACGGGAAACCAATCAAGAGCGATTACTACGCACTACTGGCTCGCCACAATTTCGAGGTATACAACCGAGAACTTCGAGAAGTGCGGAAAAAAATAGACGAGGGAAAGCTCCTCGAACACGTAATCGATTTCGCAAGAGAACATGACGACATCAAGCGAGGCCTCAAGAATGCCCAGGTTCGCGATAAGCGGCTCCGCAAAGATCTCGAATCCCGGGGAGCCTACGATTTGTTACCGGGCTCAAACCTCAATAGCGATCAGATGAAGCTCTCAGAATGGGGTGCAGGGGCGGATGAATCGTTCGATACGCAGCGGATTTCTCTCAAATACTCCCCGGGTGACTTCAACGTACTTTCTCAATCGTATACTCCACCGTCCGATAGAGAGATTCTGCTTGTCATTCCCTGTAGCCAGAAAAAGCCCTACTCGGAGTCGCGTACCCATTCTGTATTGTTCGACAAACTCAGTCACCGCACATCGAATATCCATAAGGTGACTATTTCAGGCATGTACGGTCCAGTTCCTGAAGAATGTGAGCGTCAGCAACCGGTTACTGAATACGATTACGTACTTGCAAAAGAGGATACGGACCAAATAAAACTCGTCACCAACCGGCTCACTGAGTATCTTAACAGATTTGGCGATCGGTTCGACCACGTTCTCGGGTATGTAACGAGTAAGACGTACCGGCAGGTAACTGAAGACTCATTTGAGAGGTATGGCCGAGGAACAGTGTTTCCACGCGATCCTACAGCGTTACAACTCACTGAATTCTTTCGAAACGACAATATCGACGAACTCATTAGTTTCATCGACGAGCAGACTACCTCCCACAGCTGA
- a CDS encoding helix-turn-helix domain-containing protein — MDIPTGSDLEEAREERGLTQTELARRADVSQPLIARIEGNDVDTTLETMHDIVSAINGSDTSVDHEKLEPLLQSSLKHSRDQAGLTQGELADKAGVSQPLISRIENQDLNPRVSTLRSLLEYLDPLPTDKTTTASTTAASTSETSLLTEIQSDFDELPGKDM, encoded by the coding sequence ATGGACATCCCCACGGGCAGTGACCTGGAAGAAGCCCGCGAGGAGAGAGGACTGACACAGACCGAGCTCGCACGTCGGGCCGATGTCTCTCAACCACTCATCGCCCGAATCGAAGGCAATGATGTAGACACCACGCTCGAAACGATGCACGATATTGTATCTGCGATCAATGGGTCGGACACCAGTGTCGACCACGAGAAACTCGAACCACTTCTCCAGTCTTCGCTTAAACATTCACGAGATCAAGCTGGGTTGACCCAGGGGGAACTCGCAGACAAGGCTGGAGTCTCTCAACCGCTAATCTCGCGAATCGAAAACCAGGACCTCAATCCACGCGTCTCGACGCTCCGATCACTGCTCGAATATCTCGATCCATTGCCGACTGATAAAACCACTACAGCATCGACAACTGCAGCGTCGACAAGTGAAACGAGTCTTCTTACAGAAATCCAATCGGACTTCGACGAATTGCCAGGCAAGGATATGTAA
- a CDS encoding RNA-guided endonuclease InsQ/TnpB family protein, whose product MKRTAEKTVVAKILTDDLTQSKLDAIIHEYEAFQRYIRGDEDADLYSATKQCADAYVDTDNLHDDHDYPWFIRNDVFDVGVNVEQHDTDLTDWWLKLPVSQVWGGVNVPIQPHDEIPDGADVKDSKIVRENGDYYAHLTVRQEVEISEEYDGVIGVDFGVRWVATSVALPSRNTEFYGREIRRIRRHHHELRTRLQEKGAYDTLQSVKAKEYRRVNDRLHKISRAIVEEAKERNALIVVGNLEGIQNRDLGAEMNRRLHSMPHHTLKNYIEYKATFAGIAVKSVNEYMTSQTCWRCGEQEATTRKEQGQHLCHECGLDDNADKNGATNIAKKGLGKDIACPLSSLGAVCEPALEPSGVDQASATVRLRADLEAPASTKRAVRRAK is encoded by the coding sequence ATGAAACGGACTGCCGAGAAGACGGTCGTGGCGAAAATCCTCACCGACGACCTTACGCAGTCGAAACTCGACGCTATCATCCACGAGTACGAGGCGTTCCAGCGATATATTCGAGGTGACGAGGACGCTGACCTCTACTCGGCCACGAAGCAATGCGCCGACGCCTACGTGGACACCGACAACCTCCACGACGATCACGACTACCCGTGGTTCATCCGCAACGACGTGTTCGACGTCGGCGTGAACGTGGAACAGCACGACACTGACCTGACGGACTGGTGGCTGAAACTTCCTGTCTCGCAGGTCTGGGGTGGCGTGAACGTCCCGATTCAACCGCACGACGAGATACCTGACGGGGCCGACGTGAAGGACTCGAAAATCGTTCGGGAGAACGGCGACTACTACGCACATCTGACGGTTCGGCAAGAGGTGGAAATCAGCGAGGAGTACGACGGTGTTATCGGCGTGGACTTCGGTGTTCGATGGGTGGCAACGTCGGTGGCGTTGCCGTCCCGCAACACCGAGTTCTACGGGAGAGAGATTCGCCGTATCCGCCGTCACCATCATGAGCTTCGCACTCGCTTGCAAGAGAAGGGAGCCTACGACACACTCCAGTCGGTCAAGGCGAAGGAATACCGTCGAGTGAATGACCGTCTCCACAAGATTTCTCGCGCTATCGTGGAGGAAGCCAAAGAGCGCAACGCGCTCATCGTGGTCGGAAACCTCGAAGGTATTCAGAATCGAGACCTCGGAGCGGAGATGAACCGTCGGCTCCATTCGATGCCACACCATACGCTCAAGAACTACATCGAGTATAAGGCGACGTTCGCGGGTATTGCGGTGAAGTCCGTGAACGAGTATATGACGAGTCAGACGTGCTGGCGGTGTGGCGAGCAGGAAGCGACCACTCGCAAGGAACAGGGCCAACACCTGTGTCACGAGTGCGGTTTGGACGACAACGCGGACAAAAACGGTGCGACGAATATCGCAAAGAAAGGACTGGGTAAGGACATTGCGTGCCCACTATCCAGTCTCGGCGCAGTTTGTGAACCTGCGCTCGAACCGAGCGGTGTTGACCAAGCCTCTGCCACGGTACGCTTGCGAGCCGACTTGGAAGCCCCTGCCTCAACGAAGCGAGCCGTCAGACGAGCGAAGTAG
- a CDS encoding IS5 family transposase, translating into MKRETEFVPTKLARFTGRIVSLAQKAVVGEPDPAYQAGDGGYADWVIVAIHGLREYLDHPYRRLLDVLHEMPGIVSKLDLAVTELPDFTTVCTRKQDLEMRIWRVLLRLSAELHDIGDVQAIDATGMDRIAASQHYAKRTNYTFQAVKVTTLIDCDTNAILDIHCSMKQPHDSKIGWQMVKRNLDKLSVLTADKGYDWWLLRQRLRAEGVKPVIRHREFGWYGVANNILQDDTIYHQRSNVESTFFALRRKYGEIVRARTWFGQFRELVLKCAVRNIELSVSRS; encoded by the coding sequence GTGAAGCGGGAAACGGAGTTTGTGCCTACGAAACTCGCCCGCTTCACTGGTCGCATCGTTTCGCTCGCTCAAAAAGCCGTCGTCGGTGAGCCAGATCCAGCGTACCAGGCCGGTGACGGAGGGTACGCAGACTGGGTAATCGTGGCAATTCACGGTCTCAGAGAATATCTCGATCACCCGTACCGGCGGCTGCTGGACGTGCTCCACGAGATGCCTGGAATCGTTTCGAAGCTCGACCTAGCGGTAACTGAACTTCCCGATTTTACCACCGTTTGTACGCGCAAGCAAGACCTCGAAATGCGAATCTGGCGCGTCCTTTTGCGGTTATCGGCGGAACTGCACGACATCGGCGACGTTCAGGCGATCGACGCAACCGGCATGGATCGGATCGCTGCCAGCCAACACTACGCAAAACGGACGAACTACACGTTCCAGGCGGTGAAAGTGACCACGTTGATCGACTGCGATACAAATGCGATTCTCGACATACATTGCTCGATGAAACAACCGCACGACTCCAAGATCGGCTGGCAAATGGTGAAGCGGAACCTCGACAAACTGAGTGTTCTCACCGCCGACAAAGGATACGACTGGTGGCTCCTTCGCCAAAGACTGCGTGCAGAAGGCGTCAAACCAGTGATTCGCCACCGCGAATTCGGCTGGTACGGCGTCGCGAACAATATCTTGCAAGATGATACGATCTACCATCAACGCTCGAACGTCGAGTCGACGTTTTTCGCACTCCGGCGCAAATACGGCGAGATCGTTCGCGCCCGAACCTGGTTCGGTCAGTTCCGCGAACTCGTCCTGAAATGCGCTGTCAGAAACATTGAATTGAGCGTGAGCCGCTCATGA
- the tnpA gene encoding IS200/IS605 family transposase: MDYDLDTGAHSTYSLHYHLVLVVKNRNEVFNEELQDFFREVVSGFADNYGVEIKNLEADLDHVHLLFKATPTTDLTKFINVLKGASARRIRNEYGDHIDDKRWGDSFWADSYCLISTGQVSLDVLKEYVENQRERDDE; the protein is encoded by the coding sequence ATGGATTACGACCTCGATACGGGAGCCCACTCGACATACTCCCTGCACTACCACCTCGTCCTCGTGGTGAAAAACCGAAACGAGGTGTTCAACGAAGAACTCCAAGATTTCTTCCGCGAGGTCGTGAGCGGGTTCGCTGACAACTACGGCGTCGAAATCAAAAACCTCGAAGCCGACCTCGACCACGTTCACCTCCTGTTCAAAGCCACTCCCACAACCGACCTGACCAAATTCATCAACGTTCTCAAAGGCGCGTCTGCTCGACGCATCCGCAACGAGTACGGCGACCACATCGATGACAAAAGGTGGGGCGACTCGTTCTGGGCAGACTCGTACTGTCTCATCAGCACGGGACAGGTATCGCTGGACGTGCTGAAAGAATACGTTGAGAACCAACGAGAGCGTGACGACGAATGA